A region from the Candidatus Electrothrix scaldis genome encodes:
- a CDS encoding choice-of-anchor D domain-containing protein, whose translation MYRPDRGTIIVLTFLLGWLAQESVARSDTLYVDLDNSSGTEDGSSWATAYTDLQDALTAAASGDEIWVAEGTYYPIATSSPTVAQRFTAFDLVEGVTLYGGFAGTESAVSERDWENNATILSGAIGVPEDDTDNSLHVLRGAVGATLDGFIVEYGYTVLAPGETCPEDGSLITASNGSSGDQEILRIVTDIQCTAGGGLYNVHADTVVRNTTFRYNYAGKGGAVYNMAVAGYDFDTGTITDGADDPYFDNVIFQENIGTGRGGAVNDDFYTSPIFVNVQFLHNHCTSKGGAVYNDMGCNAYFINALFADNTAQRGTALISDGSSNSRLVYTTIVDNSSDDVGASLYQGTYTSPQKDSQPMKCNEPHLYSSLVLGNASASSPTSIDSWHDSAAAWDSASTVEETDGSLTATSYLDEDFGTTDPDVGWDPDRDLSTELSTWISTFDSDSSSFRTYADYPYSTVTTGSGSGTVYVDADATSGANTGTSWANAYTELSTALSNVKAGQEIWVAEGTYYPTSGTDRAEAFVMKQGVNLLGGFQGTESSPAGRDPSTYLTILSGDIGTTGDSTDNSYHVLFGASNALLDGFTIQDGYADGELYHGRGGGMLIYDENAPTVMNCTFQDNYAVEGGAVCGYSYTSPTFDNCEFSNNSAARGGAMLFRLGGTPTVSGSRFSSNTATDRGGALFVDYGANPVFAGNTFEYNSSDGNGGAVYVDDKASQLTYTTLSFDSDQFTGNTAGMKGGAIAIYNSNTSVTGTDLNISGNTAGVSGGGVDIDQSSDTKPTDTYTAWTCTGTCTLSGNSPDDLHDSDDDTDEPAIQVKRGLYELADSSGSYDFGEVDTGNTSAKVFTIKNTGEAELNLSGAPDLVSISGTNADDFTVTEQPSSPVGAHRTSSVTIQFSPSATGTRTATVTIANDASEDLEHTFTLTGTGTSGTSTGFIPAILSILLLNK comes from the coding sequence ATGTATCGCCCTGACAGAGGTACCATCATCGTATTGACTTTTCTCCTGGGATGGCTTGCCCAGGAATCTGTGGCCCGCAGTGACACCCTCTATGTGGACCTGGACAACAGCAGCGGCACTGAGGACGGCAGCTCCTGGGCCACGGCCTACACTGACCTCCAGGATGCCCTGACCGCAGCAGCCAGCGGGGATGAGATCTGGGTGGCAGAAGGCACCTACTACCCCATTGCCACATCCAGCCCCACCGTGGCCCAGCGCTTCACCGCCTTTGATCTGGTCGAAGGCGTGACCCTGTATGGAGGCTTTGCAGGCACGGAAAGCGCGGTCTCGGAGCGGGACTGGGAGAATAATGCAACCATCCTCAGCGGGGCCATTGGTGTGCCCGAGGATGATACGGACAACTCCCTGCATGTCCTGCGCGGCGCCGTAGGTGCTACCCTGGACGGCTTCATCGTGGAATACGGCTACACCGTGCTGGCTCCGGGTGAGACCTGCCCGGAGGACGGCTCCCTGATCACAGCAAGCAACGGTAGCAGCGGTGACCAGGAGATCCTCCGCATCGTGACCGACATCCAATGCACAGCAGGCGGCGGCCTGTACAACGTGCATGCGGACACTGTGGTGCGCAACACCACCTTCCGCTATAACTATGCGGGCAAGGGCGGGGCTGTCTACAATATGGCCGTGGCTGGCTATGACTTTGACACCGGGACAATTACGGACGGTGCAGATGACCCGTACTTCGACAATGTCATCTTCCAGGAGAACATCGGCACTGGCCGGGGCGGGGCTGTGAATGATGACTTCTATACCTCACCGATCTTTGTCAACGTGCAGTTCCTGCACAACCATTGCACAAGCAAAGGTGGTGCGGTATACAACGACATGGGCTGCAATGCCTACTTCATCAATGCCCTGTTTGCCGACAACACAGCCCAGCGGGGCACAGCCCTGATCAGCGACGGGTCCTCCAATTCCCGTCTGGTCTACACCACTATAGTGGACAACAGCTCCGACGATGTAGGTGCTTCCCTGTACCAGGGCACCTATACCTCACCGCAGAAAGATAGTCAGCCCATGAAATGCAATGAGCCCCATCTCTACTCCTCCCTGGTGCTTGGTAATGCATCTGCCTCTTCCCCTACCTCCATCGACAGCTGGCACGACTCAGCTGCTGCCTGGGACAGTGCCTCCACCGTGGAAGAGACAGACGGCAGCCTGACAGCAACCAGCTATCTGGATGAGGACTTCGGGACCACTGATCCTGACGTGGGCTGGGACCCTGACCGGGATCTGAGCACGGAACTCAGCACCTGGATCAGCACCTTTGACAGCGACAGCAGCAGCTTCCGCACCTATGCAGACTATCCCTACAGTACAGTTACGACAGGTAGCGGCAGCGGAACAGTCTATGTGGATGCAGACGCAACAAGCGGGGCAAACACCGGCACCAGCTGGGCCAATGCCTACACGGAACTGAGCACGGCCTTGAGCAATGTGAAGGCAGGCCAGGAGATCTGGGTGGCTGAGGGCACCTACTACCCCACCAGCGGCACGGACCGGGCAGAGGCCTTTGTCATGAAACAAGGGGTGAACCTCCTGGGCGGCTTTCAGGGAACAGAGAGCTCGCCTGCGGGCCGGGACCCGTCCACCTACCTCACTATCCTGAGTGGAGACATCGGCACGACCGGGGACAGCACGGACAACTCCTACCATGTGCTCTTTGGCGCATCGAATGCCCTGCTGGATGGCTTTACGATCCAGGACGGCTATGCGGACGGGGAACTCTACCACGGGCGGGGCGGAGGAATGCTCATCTATGACGAGAACGCACCCACTGTGATGAACTGCACCTTTCAGGATAACTATGCTGTGGAGGGCGGGGCCGTGTGCGGGTACTCCTACACCTCTCCCACGTTTGATAACTGCGAGTTTAGCAATAACAGCGCAGCACGGGGCGGGGCCATGCTCTTCCGCCTGGGTGGAACCCCGACGGTTTCCGGATCTCGCTTCAGCAGCAATACGGCCACGGATCGAGGCGGGGCCCTGTTTGTGGACTACGGCGCTAACCCGGTCTTTGCGGGCAACACCTTTGAGTACAACTCCAGCGACGGCAATGGTGGAGCAGTGTATGTGGATGACAAGGCCTCCCAGCTGACTTACACCACTCTCTCGTTTGACAGCGACCAGTTCACCGGCAACACAGCAGGCATGAAGGGAGGGGCCATTGCTATCTACAACAGCAATACCAGCGTCACTGGAACTGACCTCAACATAAGTGGCAATACAGCCGGGGTGAGCGGCGGTGGGGTGGATATAGACCAGAGTTCGGATACAAAACCCACAGACACCTATACAGCCTGGACCTGCACAGGTACCTGCACGCTTTCCGGCAACAGCCCGGATGACCTGCATGATTCAGATGATGATACGGACGAGCCAGCAATCCAGGTCAAGCGCGGTTTGTACGAACTGGCGGACAGTAGCGGCAGCTATGATTTCGGTGAGGTGGATACGGGGAATACCAGCGCCAAGGTCTTTACCATCAAGAATACTGGTGAGGCAGAGCTTAACCTGAGCGGCGCCCCTGACCTGGTTAGTATCAGCGGGACCAATGCGGATGACTTCACGGTAACGGAGCAGCCCTCTTCTCC